The window TAGATAGTTCGCAGGTTAAATGGAACAACGAAGGTTCTTTTTTAAATGATTCCCACAAAGACCTGAAAGCGGATTATGTAATCGCCAATCCGCCCTTTAATGACAGCGACTGGAGTGGTGATTTGCTGCGCAAAGACGGACGCTGGAAACACGGCGTACCGCCTGGCGGAAATGCCAACTATGCCTGGATACAGCACTTCTTATATCACCTGAGTCCGCGTGGTATAGCCGGGTTCGTATTGGCCAAAGGCTCACTCACATCCAAGACATCCGGGGAAGGCGATATCCGCAAAGCGTTAATCGAAGCCAGGCTGGTGGACTGTGTCGTCAATCTGCCTGCCAAGCTTTTTCTTAATACGCAGATACCGGCGAGTCTTTGGTTTTTACGTAGGGATAAGGTAGGGGCAAATAAACATTTGCCCTCACAAAACCGTACTGATGAAATCCTCTTTATCGATGCAAGAAACGAAGGGCATCTTATCAATCGCAGAACCAGAGAATTATCCCATGAAGACATAAATAAAATCGCAGATACCTATCATAAATGGCGGGAATCTACACATGAAAAAAAATTAAAGGTAGGGGCTCAAAATATTGAGCCCCTACAAAAATATAAATATCAGGACATAAAAGGTTTCTGCAATTCCGCTTCCATTGACCGCGTCCGCGAACTTGATTATGTCCTCACCCCCGGACGCTATGTAGGACTGGCAGAGGAAGAAGATGACTTTGATTTTAAAGAGCGCTTCACAACACTCAAAAAAGAATTCAAAGAACAGTTAAAAGAAGAAGAAAAGCTAAATGCTCTTATATTGGAGAATCTGAAAAAGGTGAAACTGGGATGAGAGAAAGTGAAATCATAGAATTAAAAAAATCAACATCTGAGTTGAAAGAAGCTGTTATTTCCATTTGTGCCATGCTTAATCAACATGACAAAGGTACAGTGTATTTTGGCATTAATGATGTTGGCACTGTTGTAGGTCAGCAAATCGGAAAGTCAACGATCAAGGATATTTCTAAAACCATTGGCGATCATTTGGAACCTAAAATTTTCCCGGAGATAATGAAACAGACTATTAACGGCAAGAAGTGCATTGTTGTCAATGTTAGCGGAGCTGATCATCTTTACGCTGCCTATGGACGCTTTTATCTGCGTGCAGGTGAAGAAGATAAAAAGCTTTCAGTTGCAGAATTAAGACGGCTTGTTGAAAAGAGAAATCATTATGTGTATTCATGGGGTGGCGAAATTTCGGAAGCGTCTCTAGCTAAAGCAGCGCCCTCAACCATTCGGGAATTTGTTAAAAGAGGGCAGGAGGCCGGGCGGATTAGTTTTTCTTTTGATTCTGTAAAAAGTGTCCTTCAAAAGCTGAACCTGGTTAAAGGACAAAAATTGCTTAATGCCGGTCAGGTGCTTTTTTGTAAAGATAATCGTGTCGAAGTGCAGGCCGCTGTTTTTGCCGGTAAAGATAAAATAACATTTCTTGATATTCAACGTTTTAATGGCACGCTTTTCGAACTTATTGAGAAATGCGAGCTCTACGTGAAAGAGCATATCAACTGGCGGGCAGATCTTTCTGGTAGTAAAAGAATTGAAATACCCGAAATTCCCGTGCGTGCTATTAAAGAAGCGATTATTAACTCGTTGTGTCATCGTGATTTTACCAATCCAAAGAGCAACGAGATTGCGGTCTATAAAGATAGGATCGAGATATTTAATCCCGGCCAATTTCCTTATGAGTATTCGCCAGAAGATTTTATCAAAGGCACAGAAGCCAGTCTTCCGCGCAATCCATTAATCGCCGAAACACTGTTTCGCTCAGAAGATGTAGAAAAGTGGGGCTCAGGGCTTAAGCGTATTAGCCAGGAATGCAAAGCTGCAGGAGTCAGGGTTATTTTCGCGAAAATTAAAAGCGGCTTTACTGTGACATTTTTTAGACCGGAAGCTGGATCGTCGGGTAAGAAAGACGATCACATTAAAAAAAGTTCGGTGAAAAGTTCGGTGAAAAGTTCGGTGAAAATAATCAAGCTTATTAAAGAGGATAATCAGATCACTATTCCAGTTATTGCAGAAAAAGTAGGACTGACTACCAGGGCAGTAGAAAAACAGATTAGTAAACTGCAGGCCAAGGGCATTATCCGCCGTATTGGCCCAGATAAGGGCGGACATTGGGAGATTGTGGGATGAGGGAGTGGAAAGAATGTAAATTAGTCTCACTAACTACCAAAATCGGGAGCGGTGCTACACCACGTGGTGGTAGCAATGCGTATAAAGAAAGTGGGATATCATTAATACGTAGTCAGAATATTAATGATTTTAGTTTTTCTACATCAGGATTAGCATTTATCGATGATAACCAAGCTGAAGAATTAAATAATGTTACTGTGGAAGAAAAAGATGTATTGCTGAATATAACAGGTGACAGTGTCGCTCGATGTTGTATTGTACCTCGCCAAATCTTGCCTGCAAGAGTTAATCAACATGTTTCTATTGTAAGGTCAGATCCGTCGGAAGTAGATTATAGATTTATTTTTTATTATTTAATATCAATAAAAGAGGAATTACTATCGCATTCTGAAATCGGGGCGACAAGAAGAGCTTTGACGAAGGGGATGATAGAAAGTATTCAAATTAATCTCCCCCCTCTCCCCGAACAACGCGCCATCGCCTCAGTACTTTCCAGCCTGGATGACAAAATCGATCTCCTCCATCGCCAAAACAAAACCCTCGAATCCATGGCTGAAACGCTTTTTAGACAGTGGTTTATTGAGGCTGCGCCTCAAGAGGGGTGGGAGGAGAAGCCGTTAACATCGATAGCGGAATTTTTAAATGGAATAGCGTGTCAAAAATATCCGCCCATGAATAAGGTTGATAAGCTACCGGTATTGAAGATTAAAGAATTACGAAATGGTATTTCAGATGATTGTGATTGGGCTACCTCAAATATTAGTCCAGAGTATATTGTGAAAAATGGAGATGTGATTTTCTCGTGGTCAGCGTCCTTGATGGTTAAAATATGGGATGGTTCTGAATGTATATTAAATCAGCATTTATTCAAAGTAACATCGGTGAAATATCCCCAATGGCTTTATTATTTGTGGTGCAAGCATTATTTAGAAGAATTCATCACTATATCTTTAAGTCATGCGACTACTATGGGACATATAAAACGAAATGATTTAGAAAACGCTATGGTTTCAGTTCCTGATAATGAAATATTGGCGAAAATGAGTGGAATAATTAGTCCTTTAATAGATAAGATTATTGGAAATAACAAACAAATGAAAAGTCTTGTTGATATACGAGATTCTCTGTTACCGAAATTAATGAGTGGGGAAGTTAGGGTGAAAGTATGAAAGAAAAGATGGCAGATCATACAAATTCGCCACGAACCGTAGAGACGTTGCATCCGGCATGCGCCGGACAAGTAGGGGTTCAAAATATTGAACCCCTACGAATACTGAACCGCAATTTGACAATCCGATGGTAGGGGCGCGATGCATCGTGTGCCTACGGAAATGAATTGATTATGACATTAAATAATTCTGTGGTTCATCATCGCAGATCAATCCGGTTAAAAGCGTATGATTATTCGCAGGCCGGGTTGTATTTTATAACTATTTGTTCCTATAAAGGTGAATGTTTGTTTGGGAAAATTGATAATGATGGCATGGTTTTAAATGAGGTAGGAGAAATTATAAATGATGAATGGATTAAATCACAAACCATTCGCAAAGAAATTGAAATGGGTGTATTTGTGATTATGCCAAATCATTTTCATGGGATTGTACGCATAGTAGGGGCGAACGGCCGTTCGCCCCTACAAGAACCGCGAATTCATATGGGTGCAGCCACATTATCCTCGTTGGTCGCTGGTTTTAAATCAGCCTGTACAAAAAAAATCAATCAAATTCGCAATATGCCAGGGGTGCCTGTCTGGCAACGCAATTATTATGAACATGTTATCCGCGATGAGGAATCACATCGAAATATTTCCGAATACATAATAAATAATCCTTTGAAATGGAATGATGATGAATATTATGAAAAATAAAACCCAGTTGATCCGCAACAGCACAGCAGAGTTTCTGGTTTTCACCAGCCAGACAGGGGAACAGAGCATCGAGGCCCGATATGAGGCTGAAACCGTCTGGCTGACCCAGAAGCTTATGGCTGAGTTGTTTGATGTGGATGTTCGAACGATTAGTGAACACTTTAAAAACATCTTTCAAAATGAGGAATTAGAGGAAAATGCAGTATTCTGGAAATTCCGGAATACTGCTGCTGATGGCAAGCAATACCTAACCCAATTTTACAACCTTGATGCCATTATTTCAGTAGGCTATCGGGTTAATTAGGCCGAATTTGTAGGGGTTCAATATTTTGAACCCTGCGAATATACTGAGAAGGAAGACAAAGATGACAACTAAAATAACCGAATCTGAGATCGAGAAATTCGTCATTACGCTTCTGGAAAAGCAGGGCTATGAATACATTTATGGTCCTGATATCGCTCCTGACAGCGAGACACCGGAGCGGGAGAAGTTTGAGGATGTTGTACTAATTGATCGGCTGAAAAGTGCGGTTAGCAGGATTAATCCAATAATTTCTCAAGACAATCAAGAAGATGCGATCAAACAAATCCTTAGACTCAATTCCCCGGAACTTATTACCAATAACGAAGCTTTTCACCGCCTGCTGACCGAAGGTGTCAATATCAGCAAACAAGAAGGCGGCTATAACCGGGGAGATTATGTTTGGCTAATTGATTTCAAAAATCTGGCTAACAATGATTTTTTAGTGGTGAATCAATTTTCTGTTAAAAATTCATCCCCTTTAGGGGACCGAGGGGCTACAAAACGGCCGGATGTTGTGCTTTTTGTGAATGGACTGCCTTTGGTGGTTATTGAACTTAAAAATCCTGCTGACGAACATGCTACTGTTAAATCAGCTTTTAAACAAATCCAGACCTATAAAAATACCATTCCAGCTCTTTTTACTTACAACAGCTTTACTGTTATTTCCGATGCTTTGGAAGCCAGGGCTGGAACCATTTCGTCAGACTTCAACCGCTTTATGTTTTGGAAGACATCAGACGGTAAGGTTGAGGCATCTCTTCTGATCGGACAATTGGAAACATTGATTAAAGGTATGTTGGATACAAAAACTATACTTGATCTTATCCGCTATTTTATTGTTTTTGAAAAATCCAGGAAAGAAGACAGAGAGACCGGAATTATTACGATACAGACAATCAAAAAGTTAGCTGCTTATCATCAATATTATGCTGTGAACCGCGCAGTTGAATCCACGCTGCGTGCGTCCGGTTTTGTAGGGGCGAATGATTATTCGCCCCTACGGGTTATGGAATCACCGGAAAGTTACAGCGTCCCAGGTGTCAGTCAACAACCTGAGGGTGATCGCAAAGGCGGAGTTATTTGGCATACCCAGGGCAGCGGCAAATCGCTGTCCATGGTTTTTTATTCCGGTAAAATTGTTTTGGCTATGGATAATCCTACTATTTTGGTCATTACTGACAGGAATGATCTGGATGATCAACTCTTTGATACCTTTGCCGCTTCCAGGCAATTGCTTCGTCAGGAACCGGTTCAGGCTGAAAATCGTGACAACCTTAAGGATTTATTAAAGGTAGCGTCTGGCGGAATTGTGTTTACCACCATACACAAGTTTCAGCCGGAAGATGGCAATGTCTATGAAAAATTATCAGACCGGGAAAATATTATTGTTATTGCAGACGAAGCACATCGCACACAGTATGGTTTTAAAGCCAAGACCATTGATGACAAAGATGAGCAGGGAAATGTAATCGGCAAGAAAACAGTCTATGGTTTTGCCAAATATTTGCGAGATGCCTTACCAAAGGCAACCTACCTGGGTTTTACCGGCACACCGATTGAGAAAACAGATGTGAACACACCGGCTGTGTTTGGGAATTATGT is drawn from bacterium and contains these coding sequences:
- a CDS encoding type I restriction-modification system subunit M; its protein translation is MVKAKKTTTKQEPIEKQLWKAADKLRKNIDAAEYKHIILGLIFLKYISEAFEALHDVLKKGKGEYKGADPEDKDEYKAENVFFVPPSARWSFLKSHAKQPTIGKTVDAAMDAIERENPSLKDVLPKVFARGNLDPTNLGGLIDLISNIAMEHAKARSADVLGHVFEYFLGEFALAEGKQGGQFYTPRSIVELLIQVLEPYKGRVFDPCCGSGGMFVQSEKFVENHKGKINDISIYGQESNHTTWRLAKMNLAIRGIDSSQVKWNNEGSFLNDSHKDLKADYVIANPPFNDSDWSGDLLRKDGRWKHGVPPGGNANYAWIQHFLYHLSPRGIAGFVLAKGSLTSKTSGEGDIRKALIEARLVDCVVNLPAKLFLNTQIPASLWFLRRDKVGANKHLPSQNRTDEILFIDARNEGHLINRRTRELSHEDINKIADTYHKWRESTHEKKLKVGAQNIEPLQKYKYQDIKGFCNSASIDRVRELDYVLTPGRYVGLAEEEDDFDFKERFTTLKKEFKEQLKEEEKLNALILENLKKVKLG
- a CDS encoding transposase, translated to MTLNNSVVHHRRSIRLKAYDYSQAGLYFITICSYKGECLFGKIDNDGMVLNEVGEIINDEWIKSQTIRKEIEMGVFVIMPNHFHGIVRIVGANGRSPLQEPRIHMGAATLSSLVAGFKSACTKKINQIRNMPGVPVWQRNYYEHVIRDEESHRNISEYIINNPLKWNDDEYYEK
- a CDS encoding putative DNA binding domain-containing protein, coding for MRESEIIELKKSTSELKEAVISICAMLNQHDKGTVYFGINDVGTVVGQQIGKSTIKDISKTIGDHLEPKIFPEIMKQTINGKKCIVVNVSGADHLYAAYGRFYLRAGEEDKKLSVAELRRLVEKRNHYVYSWGGEISEASLAKAAPSTIREFVKRGQEAGRISFSFDSVKSVLQKLNLVKGQKLLNAGQVLFCKDNRVEVQAAVFAGKDKITFLDIQRFNGTLFELIEKCELYVKEHINWRADLSGSKRIEIPEIPVRAIKEAIINSLCHRDFTNPKSNEIAVYKDRIEIFNPGQFPYEYSPEDFIKGTEASLPRNPLIAETLFRSEDVEKWGSGLKRISQECKAAGVRVIFAKIKSGFTVTFFRPEAGSSGKKDDHIKKSSVKSSVKSSVKIIKLIKEDNQITIPVIAEKVGLTTRAVEKQISKLQAKGIIRRIGPDKGGHWEIVG
- a CDS encoding restriction endonuclease subunit S; the encoded protein is MREWKECKLVSLTTKIGSGATPRGGSNAYKESGISLIRSQNINDFSFSTSGLAFIDDNQAEELNNVTVEEKDVLLNITGDSVARCCIVPRQILPARVNQHVSIVRSDPSEVDYRFIFYYLISIKEELLSHSEIGATRRALTKGMIESIQINLPPLPEQRAIASVLSSLDDKIDLLHRQNKTLESMAETLFRQWFIEAAPQEGWEEKPLTSIAEFLNGIACQKYPPMNKVDKLPVLKIKELRNGISDDCDWATSNISPEYIVKNGDVIFSWSASLMVKIWDGSECILNQHLFKVTSVKYPQWLYYLWCKHYLEEFITISLSHATTMGHIKRNDLENAMVSVPDNEILAKMSGIISPLIDKIIGNNKQMKSLVDIRDSLLPKLMSGEVRVKV